A region of Rhodanobacteraceae bacterium DNA encodes the following proteins:
- a CDS encoding Acetate kinase, with the protein MNEGILALNIGSSSIKLAVFDAATLESILRGVITDVGHDAKASFRIPAESTAESARPSAANIQDAVRWLLAMLRERESGLQVVAVAHRVVHGGTRFDRPVRIDAQVLRELEALAPLAPAHQPAEIAVIRNVQELLPDVPQIACFDTAFHRTQPKLSQWFALPHALSESGIVRIGFHGLSYAYIAGVLPAIAGERAYGKVVVAHLGHGASVCALRELRSVSTSMGFTPMDGLMMGTRCGAIDPGVLLYLQRQRGMGVQELADLLDNRSGLLGVSGISDDVRVLEASNDARAHEALDMFAARAAAAIAAHCVALDGLDALVFTGGIGEHAAGVRRRIGERLRWIGVALDDAANARNAQCISATGAPVQVFVIPTDEEIVMARGAVGLLGPSSKR; encoded by the coding sequence ATGAACGAAGGCATCCTCGCCCTCAACATCGGTTCGTCGAGCATCAAGCTGGCGGTGTTCGATGCCGCCACGCTGGAGTCCATCCTGCGCGGCGTCATCACCGATGTCGGACATGACGCCAAGGCGAGTTTCAGGATACCTGCGGAATCAACAGCCGAATCGGCAAGGCCGTCCGCGGCCAACATCCAGGATGCGGTCCGCTGGCTACTGGCGATGCTGCGCGAGCGCGAGTCCGGATTGCAGGTCGTCGCGGTGGCCCATCGCGTGGTGCACGGCGGCACGCGCTTCGATCGTCCCGTGCGCATCGACGCGCAGGTGCTGCGCGAACTGGAAGCGCTCGCGCCGCTGGCGCCCGCGCACCAGCCGGCCGAAATCGCGGTGATCAGGAACGTGCAGGAACTGTTGCCGGACGTGCCGCAGATCGCCTGCTTCGATACCGCGTTCCACCGCACGCAACCGAAACTGTCGCAATGGTTCGCGCTGCCGCACGCGCTCAGCGAATCCGGCATCGTGCGGATCGGCTTCCACGGGCTGTCGTACGCATACATCGCCGGCGTGCTGCCCGCGATCGCCGGCGAGCGCGCGTACGGCAAGGTGGTGGTGGCGCACCTCGGCCACGGCGCCAGCGTGTGCGCGCTGCGCGAACTGCGCAGCGTTTCGACGTCCATGGGTTTCACCCCGATGGACGGCCTGATGATGGGCACGCGCTGCGGCGCGATCGATCCCGGCGTGCTGCTGTACCTGCAACGACAACGCGGGATGGGCGTGCAGGAACTGGCGGACCTGCTGGACAACCGTTCCGGCCTGCTGGGCGTTTCGGGGATCAGCGACGACGTGCGCGTACTGGAAGCCAGCAACGATGCGCGCGCGCACGAAGCACTGGACATGTTCGCGGCGCGTGCCGCCGCCGCCATCGCGGCCCATTGCGTGGCGCTGGACGGACTGGATGCGCTGGTGTTCACCGGCGGCATCGGCGAGCACGCGGCGGGCGTCCGCCGACGCATCGGTGAACGCTTGCGCTGGATCGGCGTCGCGCTGGACGATGCTGCCAACGCGCGGAATGCCCAATGCATCAGCGCAACCGGCGCACCCGTGCAGGTGTTCGTGATCCCGACCGACGAGGAAATCGTGATGGCGCGCGGAGCCGTCGGACTGCTGGGGCCGTCGTCCAAGCGTTGA
- a CDS encoding GNAT family N-acetyltransferase, producing MITTSNAAGGSAHTSNVNPHTDVATLASPADVPESAVTLRDGSQVTIRALRRDDANLERDFLRGLSPESRRMRFLGQIGEPGDALIRKLTELDYRHDMAFIALAQERGKTRAVGVSRYSLAPDGVSSECAVTVADAWQGKGLGTVLMRDLIDLARRRGVRSMVSVDAHDNWRMQELARDLGFKGEPDPDDPTQVIHRLVL from the coding sequence ATGATCACGACCAGCAACGCGGCGGGCGGGTCCGCCCACACCTCGAACGTCAATCCGCACACCGATGTCGCGACCTTGGCCTCGCCCGCGGACGTGCCCGAGTCGGCAGTGACGTTGCGGGACGGCAGCCAGGTGACGATCCGGGCTCTGCGCCGCGACGACGCAAACCTGGAGCGCGATTTCCTGCGCGGGCTGAGCCCGGAGTCGCGTCGCATGCGCTTTCTCGGGCAGATCGGCGAACCGGGGGATGCGCTGATCCGCAAACTGACGGAACTCGACTACCGGCACGACATGGCGTTCATCGCACTGGCGCAGGAACGCGGCAAGACCCGCGCCGTCGGCGTCAGCCGCTACAGCCTTGCGCCGGATGGCGTGTCCAGCGAATGCGCAGTCACCGTTGCCGATGCGTGGCAAGGCAAGGGTCTCGGCACCGTCCTGATGCGCGACCTGATCGACCTCGCGCGCCGACGCGGCGTCCGTTCCATGGTTTCCGTGGACGCCCACGACAACTGGCGGATGCAGGAACTGGCGCGGGATCTCGGTTTCAAGGGCGAACCCGATCCCGACGACCCGACCCAGGTGATCCATCGGCTGGTGCTTTGA